One genomic window of Polyangium aurulentum includes the following:
- a CDS encoding ribonuclease H-like domain-containing protein has protein sequence MLAHVVFDFEAIIDQGCKPPAGTDPDRVPAAPHLEIVSGAIIALVSIEGQIRVQTPRLLGGPSGGDEPAILRDFVTMVGERRPVLVSWNGRGFDLPLVIARCMRHGVVARWLWDRDFEDRYRGSCHIDLQDAVSLRGAGRPARMASFASLCGWPGKVGVDGSDVEGLWASGEEGREAVRRYNLADVVEEAAILLRLMVCRGDLGIEQYRAAAASLLEHVDRDPRLMVLRTEIDRDRFLLVEAPPSVPPAEP, from the coding sequence ATGCTCGCGCACGTCGTCTTCGACTTCGAAGCCATCATCGATCAGGGCTGCAAGCCGCCCGCCGGCACCGATCCCGACCGCGTCCCGGCCGCGCCGCACCTCGAGATCGTCTCCGGGGCGATCATCGCCCTCGTCTCGATCGAGGGCCAGATCCGGGTGCAGACCCCGCGCCTGCTCGGGGGCCCCTCGGGCGGCGACGAGCCCGCCATCCTGCGCGATTTCGTGACCATGGTGGGCGAGCGGCGCCCGGTGCTCGTGTCCTGGAACGGCCGCGGCTTCGATCTGCCCCTCGTCATCGCGCGCTGCATGCGGCACGGCGTCGTCGCCCGATGGCTCTGGGACCGCGATTTCGAGGATCGCTATCGCGGAAGCTGCCACATCGACCTGCAGGACGCCGTCAGCCTGCGAGGCGCGGGCAGGCCAGCTCGCATGGCGTCGTTCGCGAGCCTGTGCGGCTGGCCTGGCAAGGTGGGCGTCGACGGCTCCGACGTCGAGGGGCTCTGGGCTTCGGGCGAAGAGGGGCGCGAGGCGGTTCGTCGCTACAACCTCGCCGACGTCGTCGAGGAGGCGGCGATCCTGCTGCGCCTCATGGTTTGTCGTGGAGATCTCGGCATCGAGCAGTACCGCGCCGCCGCGGCGTCGCTGCTCGAGCACGTCGATCGCGATCCGCGCCTCATGGTCCTGCGCACCGAGATCGATCGCGATCGCTTCCTGCTCGTCGAGGCGCCTCCGAGCGTGCCGCCTGCCGAGCCGTGA
- a CDS encoding IgGFc-binding protein, protein MNEIRWRAARLFLLGGLCLATWTCGGGGSGAGAGGGAGAGSGAGGEGGLFVDGGSGKLACSADLRSVVDADGNVVSTCPPDQGCLGGECVAACAAAAGSQGNVGCDFRVTTPGSYPPTPPPCFAVFVTNTWPRPAKLGVTRGGESFDVTKFARIPKNGEPESTWPAVPAEGLPANEVAVLFLSSDPNAIFPETQKPVTCPVPPAVNASTVLPGTGRGEAFRITSDTPISAYDILPYGGAESHFPSAQLLFPTSAWGENYVVIATPPGTHDVPGPLWGHVLATEDDTKVEVLPSADLPAGPDFPAAPKGATAAYTLAAGQYLQWELPPGSADLSGTVVLSDKPVAVFAGNRFYRLQPAPAPGGESTHQQISPVTALAGEYVAAPYETRRKDLTPESIHYRIVGAFDGTLLAFDPPVPGAPGSLEQGQIADFTASGPFRLKSQDDKHPFAIAQIMDTANIPGGTREGATAPGYPPLLGDEEFVVMLPPQQFLSHYVFFTDPAYPTTNLALTRVKTPQGFHDVTVDCLGTVSGWQPAGTDGRFEVTTVDLVRAGIGVNGCKNGRHTADSEGPFGVVVWGLDSYSSYAYPAGGNAAKITDAVVPPVPK, encoded by the coding sequence ATGAACGAGATTCGATGGCGAGCAGCACGCCTCTTTTTGCTCGGCGGGCTTTGCCTCGCGACGTGGACCTGCGGCGGCGGGGGGAGCGGCGCGGGCGCAGGCGGCGGCGCGGGCGCGGGCAGCGGCGCGGGGGGTGAAGGCGGGCTCTTCGTCGACGGCGGCAGCGGCAAGCTCGCGTGCAGCGCCGATCTGCGCAGCGTGGTCGACGCGGACGGCAACGTGGTCTCGACCTGCCCGCCCGACCAAGGCTGCCTCGGCGGCGAGTGCGTGGCCGCGTGCGCCGCGGCCGCGGGGAGCCAGGGCAACGTGGGCTGCGATTTCCGCGTCACCACGCCCGGCTCCTATCCCCCCACCCCGCCGCCCTGCTTTGCGGTATTCGTGACGAACACCTGGCCCCGGCCCGCGAAGCTCGGCGTGACGCGCGGCGGCGAGAGCTTCGACGTCACCAAGTTCGCGCGCATCCCCAAGAATGGCGAGCCCGAGAGCACCTGGCCCGCCGTGCCGGCCGAGGGCCTGCCCGCGAACGAGGTGGCCGTGCTCTTTCTCTCGAGCGATCCCAACGCGATCTTCCCCGAAACCCAGAAGCCCGTCACCTGCCCCGTCCCGCCCGCGGTCAATGCGAGCACGGTGCTGCCAGGCACCGGCAGGGGGGAGGCGTTCAGGATCACGTCGGATACGCCGATCAGCGCGTACGACATCCTCCCTTATGGCGGGGCGGAGTCGCATTTCCCGAGCGCGCAATTGCTCTTCCCGACGTCGGCGTGGGGCGAGAACTATGTCGTGATCGCGACCCCGCCCGGCACGCACGACGTGCCCGGGCCGCTCTGGGGCCACGTGCTCGCGACCGAGGACGACACCAAGGTCGAGGTCCTGCCGAGCGCCGATCTGCCCGCAGGCCCCGATTTCCCGGCCGCCCCGAAGGGCGCCACGGCGGCCTACACGCTCGCCGCGGGGCAATATCTGCAATGGGAGCTTCCGCCCGGATCCGCCGATCTGTCCGGCACCGTGGTGCTGAGCGACAAACCCGTGGCCGTGTTCGCGGGCAATCGCTTCTACCGGCTACAGCCCGCGCCCGCGCCGGGCGGCGAGTCGACCCATCAGCAGATCTCCCCGGTCACCGCGCTCGCCGGCGAATACGTGGCCGCGCCTTACGAGACGCGCAGGAAGGATCTCACGCCGGAGAGCATCCATTACCGGATCGTCGGCGCCTTCGACGGCACGCTCCTCGCCTTCGACCCGCCGGTGCCCGGCGCGCCGGGATCGCTCGAACAGGGGCAGATCGCCGATTTCACGGCCTCGGGGCCCTTCCGCCTGAAGAGCCAGGACGACAAGCACCCCTTCGCGATCGCGCAGATCATGGATACCGCCAACATCCCCGGCGGCACGCGCGAGGGCGCGACGGCGCCGGGCTATCCGCCCCTGCTCGGCGACGAGGAGTTCGTGGTCATGCTGCCGCCCCAGCAATTCCTCTCGCATTACGTCTTCTTCACCGACCCGGCCTACCCGACGACGAACCTCGCGCTCACGCGGGTGAAGACCCCGCAGGGCTTCCACGACGTGACCGTGGATTGCCTGGGCACGGTGAGCGGCTGGCAGCCCGCGGGCACCGACGGCCGCTTCGAGGTGACCACGGTCGACCTCGTGCGCGCAGGGATCGGCGTGAACGGCTGCAAGAACGGGCGGCACACGGCCGACAGCGAGGGGCCGTTCGGCGTCGTGGTCTGGGGCCTCGACAGCTATTCGTCGTACGCCTATCCGGCCGGCGGCAACGCGGCGAAGATCACGGACGCGGTCGTGCCGCCCGTGCCGAAATGA
- a CDS encoding Glu/Leu/Phe/Val dehydrogenase → MTVRSTVDVRTVEDREAGGRFTIYRTEHEGGIVAQTALHAEGLPNSVGGVRMVVTGALRELLHLSAGMTDKLAAADLPCHGQKSLIVCPNGLPVGNEARAAILADHIREVRRVAPGVIFGPDMGISEEVLDLVARDPELRAHVAGCTEIWGGLSIDQEGYTGAGLVAAIDVARQEKPHLPLETASIQGFGAVGAHAGRLLAAQGIRVIGASIAEGALLARDPKKGLPVLALFEAWRRGGDAEVRAFARAHEGEIRWESDPDVLFETPADVFVPAARTTVLATAEELSTARAENPKVRDVLAFAEATGVRLVAEGANHPLSYAAEAALEARGVVVVPDIIGNPGGVVGCYFEWLERTRVLAAPRERARVARAARGYADEAIRRNTRAVLASTLGSRAATRVILDEAMRRWRAVADPVTTFRHAAERFYPAAAHEGLASTSQA, encoded by the coding sequence ATGACAGTACGAAGCACGGTGGACGTGCGCACCGTCGAGGATCGCGAGGCTGGCGGGCGCTTCACCATTTATCGGACCGAGCACGAGGGGGGAATCGTCGCCCAGACCGCGCTCCACGCCGAGGGGCTGCCGAACAGCGTCGGCGGCGTCCGCATGGTGGTCACGGGCGCGCTGCGCGAGCTTTTGCACCTGTCCGCCGGCATGACCGACAAGCTCGCCGCCGCAGACCTGCCCTGCCACGGGCAAAAATCCCTCATTGTTTGTCCCAATGGCCTGCCCGTCGGCAACGAGGCGCGCGCGGCCATCCTCGCCGACCACATTCGCGAGGTCCGCCGCGTGGCCCCCGGCGTCATCTTCGGGCCGGACATGGGCATCTCCGAGGAGGTGCTCGACCTCGTCGCCCGCGACCCCGAGCTGCGCGCCCACGTCGCCGGCTGCACCGAGATCTGGGGCGGGCTTTCGATCGATCAGGAAGGCTACACGGGCGCGGGCCTCGTCGCGGCCATCGACGTCGCGCGGCAAGAGAAGCCGCACCTGCCGCTCGAGACCGCCTCGATCCAGGGCTTCGGCGCGGTCGGCGCGCACGCCGGGCGCCTGCTCGCCGCCCAGGGAATCCGCGTGATCGGCGCGAGCATCGCCGAGGGCGCCCTCCTCGCGCGCGATCCCAAGAAGGGCCTGCCCGTCCTCGCGCTCTTCGAGGCGTGGCGACGCGGCGGCGACGCCGAGGTGCGCGCCTTTGCCCGCGCCCACGAGGGCGAGATCCGCTGGGAGTCGGACCCCGACGTGCTCTTCGAGACCCCGGCCGACGTGTTTGTCCCGGCCGCTCGGACCACGGTGCTCGCGACGGCCGAGGAGCTCTCCACGGCGCGCGCGGAAAACCCCAAGGTGCGCGACGTCCTCGCGTTCGCGGAGGCGACCGGGGTGCGTCTCGTGGCCGAGGGGGCCAATCACCCCCTGTCGTACGCGGCCGAGGCGGCGCTCGAGGCGCGCGGCGTGGTCGTGGTGCCGGACATCATCGGCAATCCGGGCGGCGTCGTCGGCTGCTATTTCGAGTGGCTCGAGCGCACGCGCGTCCTCGCCGCCCCCCGCGAGCGGGCCCGCGTGGCGCGCGCCGCCCGGGGCTATGCCGACGAGGCGATCCGCCGCAATACCCGCGCCGTGCTCGCCTCCACGCTCGGCTCGCGCGCCGCGACGCGCGTCATCCTCGACGAGGCCATGCGCCGCTGGCGCGCCGTCGCCGACCCCGTGACGACCTTCCGCCACGCCGCCGAGCGCTTCTACCCCGCCGCCGCGCACGAAGGCCTCGCCTCCACGTCCCAGGCCTGA
- a CDS encoding DNA-3-methyladenine glycosylase 2 gives MELDADACYRALTARDPRFDGMFFVGVRTTGIYCRPVCRARTPGRDRCVFFRRPAEAEREGFRACFLCRPELAPGTGPEGALPRLVEAAVRRIEEGALDEGSVDDLAHALGVTGRHLRRALSTELGVTPVAIAQSRRLALAKQLLHDTRLPLTEVAFASGFGSVRRFNAIFRARFGNPPSALRGGRAAERPGDAIALRLDYRPPFAWDSMLSFLGARAIPGVEAVEGGVYRRTVRLGGAVGWVAVTGEPNRPALRASVSLSLAGVLVPLVARLRALFDLDAHPSAIAAHLAHDPLLAPLVERCPGLRVPGAFDGFETAVRAVLGQQVSVRAATTLSGRLALALGDPIEAPHGLTRLFPRPDTLVREEQLAAIGLPGARARTILSLSRAAAAGDLRLERHGDPVVTIERLLALPGIGDWTAQYVAMRVLGSPDAFPAGDLVLRKALGGVSTREALERAESFRPFRAYAAMHLWASLSQGTTS, from the coding sequence GTGGAGCTCGACGCTGACGCCTGCTACCGCGCCCTGACCGCCCGTGACCCGCGCTTCGACGGCATGTTCTTCGTCGGCGTGCGGACCACGGGCATCTACTGCCGCCCGGTCTGCCGCGCCCGCACGCCGGGTCGGGATCGGTGCGTGTTCTTCCGCCGCCCGGCCGAGGCCGAGCGCGAGGGGTTCCGCGCCTGCTTTCTCTGCCGGCCCGAGCTCGCGCCGGGCACGGGCCCCGAGGGCGCCTTGCCTCGCCTCGTGGAGGCCGCGGTCCGCCGCATCGAGGAGGGCGCGCTCGACGAGGGCTCGGTCGACGATCTCGCGCACGCGCTCGGCGTCACGGGACGGCACCTGCGGCGCGCGCTCTCGACCGAGCTCGGCGTCACCCCCGTCGCGATCGCCCAGTCGCGCAGGCTCGCGCTCGCCAAGCAGCTCTTGCACGACACGCGGCTGCCGCTGACCGAGGTCGCGTTCGCGAGCGGGTTCGGCAGCGTGCGGCGCTTCAACGCGATCTTCCGCGCGCGCTTCGGCAATCCGCCCTCGGCGCTGCGGGGCGGTCGCGCGGCGGAGAGGCCGGGGGATGCGATCGCCCTGCGGCTCGACTACCGCCCGCCCTTTGCATGGGACTCCATGCTTTCATTTCTGGGCGCCCGCGCCATCCCGGGGGTCGAGGCCGTCGAGGGCGGGGTTTACCGCAGAACGGTGCGGCTCGGGGGTGCCGTGGGCTGGGTCGCCGTGACGGGGGAGCCGAATCGGCCCGCGCTGCGCGCCTCGGTTTCGCTGTCGCTCGCGGGCGTGCTCGTGCCGCTGGTCGCGCGCCTGCGGGCGCTCTTCGATCTCGACGCGCACCCGTCCGCCATCGCCGCGCACCTCGCGCACGATCCTTTGCTCGCGCCCCTCGTCGAGCGCTGTCCAGGCCTGCGCGTGCCAGGGGCCTTCGACGGCTTCGAGACCGCGGTGCGCGCCGTGCTCGGCCAGCAGGTCTCGGTGCGCGCTGCCACGACGCTGAGCGGCCGCCTCGCCCTCGCGCTCGGCGATCCCATCGAGGCTCCGCACGGGCTCACGCGCCTCTTCCCGCGCCCGGACACCCTGGTGCGCGAGGAGCAGCTCGCCGCGATCGGCCTGCCCGGCGCGCGGGCGCGGACGATCCTCTCGCTTTCGCGCGCGGCGGCGGCGGGGGATCTGCGGCTCGAGCGGCACGGCGATCCGGTCGTCACGATCGAGCGGCTGCTCGCGCTCCCCGGCATCGGCGACTGGACCGCGCAGTACGTCGCGATGCGCGTGCTCGGCTCTCCCGACGCCTTCCCGGCGGGCGACCTCGTGCTGCGCAAGGCGCTCGGCGGCGTCTCCACCCGCGAGGCCCTCGAGCGCGCCGAGAGCTTTCGACCCTTCCGCGCTTACGCAGCGATGCACCTCTGGGCTAGTTTGTCACAAGGAACCACGTCATGA
- a CDS encoding methylated-DNA--[protein]-cysteine S-methyltransferase, giving the protein MNLYELSMESPLGPLRLVANDDALTGVYLPDHKGMPPLGARAIASHPVLERARAQLSAYFAGRRAAFDLPLAMAGTPFQREVWDALTTIPLGETRAYADLAARLGRPAAVRAVGAANGKNPISIIVPCHRVVGKSGALTGYAGGMEAKRWLLEHERAMVAGQSTQWHEARAGVA; this is encoded by the coding sequence ATGAACCTCTACGAGCTGTCGATGGAGAGCCCGCTCGGTCCGCTGCGCCTCGTGGCGAACGACGACGCGCTCACGGGCGTTTACCTGCCGGATCACAAGGGCATGCCGCCGCTCGGGGCGCGCGCGATCGCGAGCCACCCCGTCCTCGAGAGGGCGCGCGCGCAGCTCTCGGCGTACTTCGCGGGCCGGCGCGCCGCCTTCGATCTGCCCCTCGCGATGGCGGGGACGCCCTTTCAGCGCGAGGTCTGGGACGCGCTCACGACCATCCCGCTCGGCGAGACGCGCGCGTACGCTGATCTCGCAGCGAGGCTCGGGCGCCCCGCGGCCGTGCGCGCGGTGGGCGCGGCGAACGGCAAGAACCCGATCTCGATCATCGTTCCTTGTCACCGCGTCGTCGGCAAGAGCGGGGCGCTCACGGGGTACGCGGGCGGCATGGAAGCGAAGCGCTGGCTACTCGAGCACGAGCGCGCGATGGTTGCAGGGCAAAGTACCCAGTGGCACGAGGCGCGGGCCGGCGTCGCCTAG
- a CDS encoding OPT family oligopeptide transporter: MASPQAAATDADPAGAPEIQETISDAEWYARIHRPEERQFTLRAVVSGCLIGSVLSAANLYTGLTIGWTYGASITAAISAWLVFRGWNAIAGGPRFTVLENNTMQTAASAAGAMAGAGLITAVPAVMMITHRRLSFLEITAWLTSVAFLGVCFAIPLKRQMINLENLKFPSGIAAAQTTRALHGEGAGGRQRAAALFVSSALGALLSFVRGHLGLVPGTVPQAGFMLGGHSLGKLTLGLDVNLLNLGAGALVGLRTSAWMAVGATICWAGLVPWAIGRGYVLTDPAAFNHFELASKWCMWPGVTMLVVGGLVSFALQGRAIVRAFGVLRGMDGAASRDPSRQDVEVPMRWFGWGFAAAALVAMATQYFVFGMHPLMTLLAIVMSGLLALVATRAQGETDVNSAGAMGQVTQVVFAALAPGNPQINLMAAGMASAGSNNCGDMMQDLKTGRILGASPRKQFWAQVFGVTTGGMFTVLVFIKAFPLELIGNKYPAPFVLTWKGMAELLTQGLSSLPPYTPLAMGVSAALAAIFTVLGEAGPKSLRPWVPSPIGLGLSFILPASNSYTFLLGAAAAAIVERQWPKKAELYTLAAASGLIAGESVMGVVVAILAASGG, encoded by the coding sequence ATGGCGAGCCCCCAAGCCGCGGCCACGGACGCCGATCCCGCCGGCGCCCCGGAGATCCAGGAGACGATCTCCGACGCCGAGTGGTACGCGCGCATCCATCGCCCCGAGGAGCGGCAGTTCACGCTCCGCGCGGTCGTCTCGGGGTGCCTCATCGGCTCGGTCCTCTCGGCGGCGAACCTCTACACGGGCCTGACGATCGGCTGGACCTACGGCGCCTCGATCACCGCGGCGATCTCCGCCTGGCTCGTCTTCCGCGGCTGGAACGCGATCGCGGGCGGGCCGCGCTTCACGGTCCTCGAGAACAACACCATGCAGACCGCCGCCTCGGCTGCGGGAGCCATGGCGGGCGCTGGCCTCATCACCGCGGTCCCGGCGGTCATGATGATCACGCACCGGCGCCTGTCGTTCCTCGAGATCACCGCGTGGTTGACCTCGGTCGCCTTCCTCGGCGTCTGCTTCGCGATCCCTCTCAAGCGGCAGATGATCAACCTCGAGAACCTCAAGTTTCCCTCGGGGATCGCCGCTGCGCAGACGACGCGCGCGCTGCACGGCGAGGGGGCGGGGGGCAGGCAGCGGGCGGCGGCGCTCTTCGTTTCGAGCGCGCTCGGGGCGCTGCTCAGCTTCGTGCGCGGCCACCTCGGGCTCGTCCCGGGCACGGTCCCGCAGGCGGGCTTCATGCTCGGCGGGCACTCGCTCGGCAAGCTGACGCTCGGGCTCGACGTGAACCTCTTGAACCTCGGCGCCGGCGCGCTCGTCGGCCTGCGGACCTCGGCGTGGATGGCCGTGGGCGCGACGATCTGCTGGGCGGGGCTCGTCCCCTGGGCCATCGGGCGCGGCTATGTGCTCACCGATCCCGCGGCGTTCAACCATTTCGAGCTCGCGAGCAAATGGTGCATGTGGCCCGGCGTGACCATGCTCGTCGTGGGCGGCCTCGTCTCCTTTGCGCTCCAGGGCCGCGCGATCGTGAGGGCGTTCGGCGTGCTGCGCGGGATGGATGGCGCCGCCTCGCGCGATCCTTCACGGCAGGACGTCGAGGTCCCGATGCGCTGGTTCGGCTGGGGGTTCGCCGCGGCCGCGCTCGTCGCGATGGCGACGCAATACTTCGTCTTTGGCATGCACCCGCTGATGACGCTGCTCGCGATCGTCATGTCGGGCCTCCTGGCGCTCGTGGCCACGCGGGCGCAGGGCGAGACGGACGTCAATTCGGCGGGCGCGATGGGGCAGGTGACGCAGGTCGTCTTCGCCGCGCTCGCGCCCGGCAATCCGCAGATCAACCTCATGGCGGCCGGGATGGCGTCGGCCGGGTCGAACAACTGCGGCGACATGATGCAGGACCTCAAGACGGGAAGGATCCTCGGCGCCTCGCCGCGCAAGCAGTTCTGGGCGCAGGTCTTCGGCGTCACCACGGGCGGCATGTTCACGGTGCTCGTGTTCATCAAGGCGTTCCCGCTCGAGCTCATCGGCAACAAGTACCCCGCGCCCTTCGTGCTCACGTGGAAGGGAATGGCGGAGCTGCTCACCCAGGGCCTGTCGAGCTTGCCCCCGTACACGCCGCTCGCGATGGGCGTCTCGGCGGCGCTCGCCGCGATCTTCACGGTCCTCGGCGAGGCGGGACCGAAATCGCTGAGGCCCTGGGTGCCGTCGCCGATCGGGCTCGGGCTGTCGTTCATCCTGCCGGCGTCGAACAGCTACACGTTCCTCCTCGGCGCGGCCGCCGCGGCGATCGTCGAGAGGCAATGGCCCAAGAAGGCCGAGCTTTACACGCTGGCCGCGGCCTCCGGGCTCATCGCGGGCGAGAGCGTGATGGGCGTGGTCGTGGCGATCCTGGCGGCCTCGGGCGGGTAG